A genomic window from Brassica oleracea var. oleracea cultivar TO1000 chromosome C8, BOL, whole genome shotgun sequence includes:
- the LOC106310087 gene encoding UDP-glycosyltransferase 71C3-like has protein sequence MVKQEIIFVPYPTPGHLLVTIEFAKSLIKRDHRIHTITILHWTLPYTPHADLFAKSLIASEPQIRFHALPEVKNPPPFDLFLKATEAYVLEFTRATVPLVRDALSTLVSSRDGTDPVRVAGLVLDFFSVPLIQVGNEFNIPSYIFLTCNAGFLGMLKYLPQRHRRMGTMLDLSSSEDHHIPGYASSVPSKVLPAGQFVGESYEAWVEIAEKIPEAKGILVNSFTCLEQKAFDHFSCCCPDDFPPVYPVGPVLSLEDRPSPDLDPSDQRRIMRWLQDQPESSVVYLCFGSYGVLGAPQIEEIARALEVSGHRFLWSIRNEDGGPCDLLPDGFTDRTASKGLVCGWAPQVEVLSHKAVGGFVSHCGWNSVLESLWFGVSIVTWPLYAEQQLNAFTMVTELSLAVELRLDYVSTKKEIVKAEEISEAIRSLMDGENTVRGRVKETAEAARKALMDGGSSFVGVKRFMDDLVGEDF, from the coding sequence ATGGTGAAGCAAGAAATCATTTTCGTTCCTTACCCAACCCCTGGTCATCTTCTTGTCACTATTGAGTTTGCTAAATCTCTCATCAAACGCGACCATCGCATTCACACCATCACCATCCTCCACTGGACGTTACCTTACACTCCCCATGCTGACCTCTTTGCGAAATCACTCATCGCTTCGGAGCCACAGATCCGTTTTCACGCCTTGCCTGAAGTCAAAAACCCTCCGCCATTTGACCTCTTTTTGAAAGCCACCGAGGCTTACGTTCTAGAGTTCACCAGGGCGACAGTTCCTCTCGTCAGAGACGCTCTCTCCACTCTCGTCTCCTCTCGCGACGGAACCGATCCGGTTCGGGTCGCCGGTTTGGTTCTTGATTTCTTTAGCGTCCCATTGATCCAAGTGGGAAACGAGTTTAACATTCCTTCTTACATTTTCTTGACGTGTAACGCTGGTTTCCTTGGTATGTTGAAGTATCTCCCCCAGAGACATCGCAGAATGGGCACCATGCTCGATCTGAGCAGCTCTGAAGATCATCACATTCCAGGTTACGCTAGCTCAGTGCCGTCGAAGGTTCTGCCGGCGGGCCAGTTTGTGGGAGAGTCATACGAGGCTTGGGTCGAGATTGCCGAGAAAATCCCTGAAGCCAAGGGTATTCTGGTAAATTCGTTCACGTGTCTCGAGCAGAAGGCATTTGATCACTTCTCTTGTTGTTGCCCTGACGATTTTCCTCCGGTTTACCCGGTCGGACCGGTTCTTAGCTTGGAAGATCGTCCGTCCCCCGATCTTGACCCGTCGGATCAGCGCCGGATCATGAGATGGCTCCAGGACCAGCCGGAGTCGTCAGTGGTGTACCTCTGCTTCGGGAGCTACGGAGTCCTTGGGGCACCGCAGATTGAGGAGATAGCTCGAGCCTTGGAGGTCTCTGGCCACAGGTTTCTTTGGTCTATCCGTAACGAGGATGGTGGTCCGTGCGATCTCTTGCCAGACGGGTTTACGGATCGGACGGCGAGTAAGGGACTGGTGTGCGGGTGGGCCCCGCAGGTGGAGGTGCTGTCTCACAAGGCCGTCGGAGGGTTCGTCTCTCACTGCGGCTGGAACTCTGTGCTGGAGAGCTTGTGGTTCGGCGTGTCGATCGTCACGTGGCCGTTGTACGCTGAGCAGCAGCTAAACGCTTTCACGATGGTGACGGAGTTAAGTTTAGCCGTGGAGCTGCGTTTGGATTACGTCTCGACCAAGAAAGAAATAGTGAAAGCTGAGGAGATTTCGGAAGCGATACGATCTCTGATGGACGGTGAGAATACGGTGAGGGGGAGAGTGAAGGAGACAGCTGAGGCGGCTAGGAAGGCTTTGATGGACGGAGGATCTTCTTTTGTCGGGGTTAAACGATTCATGGACGACTTGGTCGGCGAGGATTTTTAG
- the LOC106311755 gene encoding CHD3-type chromatin-remodeling factor PICKLE encodes MSSLVERLRLRSDRKPVYNLDESDDEDYAPKKDRTFEQVEAIVRTDAKENACQACGESANLVSCNTCTYAYHAKCLIPPLKDASVENWRCPECVSPLSEMDKILDCEMRPTISDEQDSSDAAPKQVSVKQYLVKWKGLSYLHCSWVPEKEFVKAYKTNHRLKTRVNNFHRQKLESSNNNEDDFVAIRPEWTTVDRILAYREEDGEEQYLVKYKELSYDECYWESESDISTFQNEIQRFKDINSRTRRGSKDVDHRRNPKDFQQFDHSPEFLKGLLHPYQLEGLNFLRFSWSKQTHVILADEMGLGKTIQSIALLASLFEENLIPHLVIAPLSTLRNWEREFATWAPQMNVVMYFGTSQARAVIREHEFYFPKGQQKMKKKKSGQSSSENKQKRIKFDVLLTSYEMINLDTAVLKPIKWECMIVDEGHRLKNKDSKLFSSLTQYSSNHRILLTGTPLQNNLDELFMLMHFLDAGKFGSLEEFQEEFKDINQEEQISRLHRMLAPHLLRRVKKDVMKDMPPKKELILRVDLSSEQKEYYKAILSRNYQVLTKKGGAQISLNNIMMELRKVCCHPYMLEGVEPVIHDANEAFKKLVESCGKLQLLDKMMVKLKEQGHRVLIYTQFQHMLDLLEDYCSYKEWSYERIDGKVGGAERQIRIDRFNAVNSSRFCFLLSTRAGGLGINLATADTVIIYDSDWNPHADLQAMARAHRLGQRNKVMIYRLINRGTIEERMMQLTKKKMVLEHLVVGKLKTQNINQEELDDIIRYGSKELFASEDDEAGKSGKIHYDDAAIDKLLDRDIVDAEEVAVDDEEENGFLKAFKVANFEYIDENEAAALEAQRVAAENKSSAGERASYWEELLKDKFEVQQAEELNALGKRKRSRKQLVSVEEDDLAGLEDVSSDGDESYEADSTDGEAPGQGIQTGRRPYRRKGRDNSEPTPLMEGEGRSFRVLGFNQSQRAIFVQTLMRFGVGNYDWKEFVPRLKQKTYDEIKEYGVLFLKHIAEDIDENSSTFSDGVPKEGLRIEDVLVRIAVLMLVQEKMKLVEDHPGKPVFPNRILERFPGLRSGKVWKEEHDKIMIRAVLKHGYGRWQAIVDDKGLGIQELICKELNFPHISLSAAEQAGLQGQNGSGSSNLGAQNHGGGVTVNSNASPADAGQVNSMFYYRDMQRRLVEFVKKRVLLLEKALNYEYAEDYYGLGGSSSVPSEEPEAEPKVTDTVGASFIEVDDEMLQALPKTEPITSEEIMVAAADNNQERVEIAQLYNKMCKDLDENARESVQAYVNNQPSNGKLGECCRSIESNISRILSAPSDQLKSNEDTKPNLNNVEMDSVEETKPLRASVDLNVLEGEENTGEASGSVDVKMEEAK; translated from the exons ATGAGTAGCTTAGTGGAGAGGCTTCGTTTAAGATCAGACAGGAAACCAGTTTACAACCTAGATGAGTCTGATGATGAGGACTATGCTCCCAAAAAAGACAGGACCTTTGAGCAAGTTGAGGCTATTGTCAGAACCGACGCG AAAGAAAATGCATGCCAAGCTTGTGGCGAAAGTGCAAATCTTGTGAGCTGCAACACCTGCACTTACGCTTACCATGCTAAATGCCTTATTCCGCCTCTTAAGGATGCTTCTGTTGAGAATTGGAGATGCCCTGAATGC GTTAGTCCTCTTAGTGAGATGGATAAGATATTGGACTGTGAGATGCGTCCTACCATATCCGATGAACAAGACTCCTCCGATGCGGCACCAAAGCAAGTTTCTGTGAAACAGTATCTCGTCAAGTGGAAGGGTTTATCATACCTTCACTGCTCTTG GGTGCCTGAGAAGGAGTTTGTCAAGGCTTATAAGACCAATCACCGTCTAAAAACCAGGGTGAACAACTTTCACCGTCAGAAGCTGGAATCATCCAACAACAACGAAGATGATTTCGTCGCCATTCGTCCTGAGTGGACCACCGTTGATCGGATTCTCGCCTACAG AGAAGAAGATGGCGAGGAGCAATATCTCGTAAAGTATAAAGAGCTTTCTTATGATGAGTGTTATTGGGAATCGGAATCAGACATCTCGACGTTCCAGAATGAGATCCAAAGGTTCAAGGATATCAATTCCAGGACTCGCAGAGGTAGTAAAGATGTCGACCATAGAAGAAATCCCAAAGACTTTCAACAGTTTGATCATAGTCCTGAGTTCCTCAAAG GTTTGTTGCATCCGTATCAGCTTGAGGGGCTTAATTTTCTGCGCTTCTCGTGGTCAAAGCAGACACATGTTATCCTTGCTGATGAAATGGGGCTAGGCAAAACAATTCAAAGCATTGCCCTTTTAGCTTCACTTTTTGAGGAGAACCTCATCCCGCATTTGGTGATCGCTCCACTCTCGACTCTGAGGAACTGGGAGAGAGAGTTCGCCACATGGGCCCCGCAGATGAATGTG GTTATGTATTTCGGCACTTCGCAAGCTCGAGCCGTTATTAGAGAACACGAGTTTTACTTCCCGAAAGGCCAGCAGAAGATGAAGAAGAAGAAATCTGGACAAAGCAGTAGTGAAAACAAGCAAAAAAGAATAAAGTTTGATGTCCTCCTCACATCGTATGAGATGATCAACCTAGACACAGCAGTTCTTAAACCAATCAAATGGGAATGCATG ATTGTTGATGAAGGCCATCGACTGAAGAATAAGGACTCGAAGCTGTTCTCTTCGTTGACGCAGTATTCAAGTAACCATCGTATCCTTCTGACAGGAACACCACTTCAG AACAACTTGGATGAACTTTTCATGCTCATGCATTTTCTTGACGCGGGGAAG TTTGGCAGTTTAGAGGAGTTCCAGGAGGAGTTCAAAGATATTAATCAGGAGGAGCAGATTTCAAGACTCCACAGAATGTTGGCTCCACATTTGCTCAGAA GGGTCAAGAAAGACGTAATGAAAGACATGCCCCCTAAGAAGGAGCTCATTTTGCGTGTTGATTTAAGCAGCGAGCAAAAAGAATATTACAAGGCTATTTTGTCCCGTAACTATCAAGTATTGACCAAAAAAGGAGGGGCTCAA ATTTCTCTTAATAACATAATGATGGAATTGCGAAAAGTTTGCTGCCATCCTTATATGCTGGAAGGTGTAGAACCAGTAATTCACGACGCAAATGAAGCTTTCAA GAAACTTGTGGAGTCTTGTGGAAAGCTGCAACTGTTAGACAAAATGATGGTCAAGCTGAAAGAGCAAGGACACAGAGTTCTCATATACACACAGTTCCAGCACATGCTTGACTTGCTTGAAGACTATTGTTCCTATAAG GAATGGAGCTATGAGCGAATCGATGGGAAGGTTGGAGGAGCTGAGCGGCAAATACGCATAGATCGGTTTAATGCCGTAAACTCTAGCAGATTCTGTTTTTTGCTCTCCACAAGAGCTGGTGGCTTAGGAATTAATCTTGCAACTGCCGATACAGTAATCATATATGACAG TGACTGGAACCCCCATGCTGATCTACAGGCTATGGCTAGAGCACATCGACTTGGCCAAAGAAATAAG GTGATGATTTACAGACTCATAAACCGAGGCACCATTGAAGAAAGGATGATGCAGTTGACCAAAAAGAAGATGGTTCTAGAGCATCTTGTTGTTGGGAAACTGAAAACACAGAACATCAATCAG GAAGAGTTAGATGACATCATCAGGTATGGTTCAAAGGAGCTTTTTGCTAGCGAGGATGACGAAGCAGGGAAGTCCGGAAAAATTCATTACGATGATGCGGCTATAGACAA GCTGCTTGATCGTGATATCGTAGATGCAGAGGAGGTTGCAGTGGATGATGAAGAGGAGAATGGATTCTTAAAGGCTTTTAAG GTGGCGAATTTTGAGTATATAGATGAAAATGAGGCGGCAGCATTGGAGGCACAGAGAGTTGCTGCGGAAAACAAATCTTCAGCAGGCGAAAGGGCAAGTTATTGGGAGGAGTTGTTAAAAGACAAATTTGAGGTGCAGCAGGCTGAGGAGCTTAATGCTCTTGGAAAGAGGAAAAGAAGTCGCAAACAG TTGGTATCTGTGGAAGAAGATGATCTTGCTGGTTTGGAAGATGTGAGCTCTGATGGAGATGAAAGTTACGAAGCCGATTCAACAGATGGTGAAGCACCTGGACAAGGAATTCAGACGGGAAGAAGGCCATACCGAAGAAAGGGCAGAG ATAACTCGGAGCCAACTCCTTTGATGGAAGGCGAAGGGAGGTCTTTTAGAGTACTCGGTTTCAACCAGAGTCAAAGGGCCATTTTTGTACAGACGTTGATGAG GTTTGGAGTTGGAAATTACGACTGGAAGGAGTTTGTTCCTCGCTTGAAGCAGAAGACCTATGACGAAATAAAAGA ATACGGAGTACTCTTCTTGAAGCACATTGCTGAAGATATTGACGAAAACTCTTCAACCTTTTCAG ATGGTGTGCCCAAGGAAGGACTTAGAATTGAAGATGTTCTAGTCAGAATTGCTGTTCTTATGCTTGTACAGGAGAAG ATGAAACTTGTAGAAGATCATCCAGGGAAACCTGTTTTCCCCAACCGCATTCTTGAAAGATTCCCAGGACTGAGAAGTGGAAAAGTGTGGAAGGAGGAACATGACAAAATAATGATTCGTGCTGTTTTAAA GCATGGGTACGGACGCTGGCAAGCTATTGTTGATGACAAAGGGTTGGGGATCCAAGAGCTTATCTGCAAAGAACTGAACTTCCCTCACATAAGTTTGTCTGCTGCGGAGCAAGCTGGCTTGCAAGGGCAAAACGGTAGCGGAAGCTCCAATCTGGGAGCACAGAATCATGGAGGTGGTGTTACGGTGAACAGTAATGCTTCTCCTGCTGATGCGGGCCAAGTAAACTCCATGTTCTACTACCGAGACATGCAGAGAAGACTTGTCGAGTTTGTGAAAAAGCGAGTTCTGCTTCTGGAGAAGGCGTTGAACTACGAATATGCAGAGGACTATTAT GGGCTTGGCGGCTCATCGTCTGTGCCTAGTGAAGAACCAGAAGCTGAACCAAAGGTCACTGACACAGTGGGGGCCAGCTTTATCGAGGTCGATGATGAAATGCTTCAGGCACTTCCCAAGACTGAGCCCATCA CTTCAGAAGAAATTATGGTTGCTGCTGCTGACAACAACCAAGAGCGGGTTGAGATAGCCCAACTTTATAACAAG ATGTGCAAAGATTTAGATGAAAACGCTCGTGAATCTGTCCAAGCATATGTGAACAACCAACCGTCTAATGGCAAACTGGGTGAGTGCTGCCGTTCCATAGAATCTAACATTAGCAGAATCCTTTCGGCTCCATCTGATCAACTCAAGTCTAATGAAGACACCAAGCCGAACCTAAACAATGTTGAGATGGACTCGGTCGAAGAGACAAAACCCTTGAGAGCAAGCGTCGATCTGAATGTGTTGGAGGGAGAGGAGAACACTGGAGAAGCTAGTGGAAGTGTTGATGTGAAGATGGAAGAAGCCAAATGA
- the LOC106312198 gene encoding chaperone protein ClpB4, mitochondrial-like, producing the protein MASRRLSKSASAAIRAYNAFSTPSLLLRSRAISAASAHHFTSRSSPTSSLLRLNPLIGVPGNAANSIAHGRQLLPLPFQFLSPRRFSATAAQTNQNSYTEMAWEGILNAFDAARVSKQQIVESEHLMKALLEQKDGLARRIFAKAGIDNSSVLQATDLFISTQPKVTGDTSGQVLGSSLSTVLQNAERYKKEFQDDYVSVEHLLLAFYSDKRFGQEFFKNLKLKEEALKEVIKDVRGSQRVTDQNPEGKYDALEKYGNDLTEMARRGKLDPVIGRDDEIRRCIQILCRRTKNNPVIIGEPGVGKTAIAEGLAQRIVRGDVPEPLMNRKLISLDMGSLLAGAKFRGDFEERLKAVLKEVTASNGQTILFIDEIHTVVGAGATGGAMDASNLLKPMLGRGELRCIGATTLTEYRKYIEKDPALERRFQQVLCGQPSVEDTISILRGLRERYELHHGVKISDGSLVSAAVLSDRYITERFLPDKAIDLVDEAAAKLKMEITSKPTELDEIDRAVIKLEMEKLSLKNDTDKASKERLHKIENDLTALKEKQKELSDQWEQEKSLMTRIRSFKEEIDRVNLEIESAEREYDLQRAAELKYGTLMSLQRQLEEAEKNLTKFRESGQSLLREEVTDLDIAEVVSKWTGIPLSNLQQSEREKLVMLEQVLHKRVVGQDMAVKSVSDAIRRSRAGLSDPNRPIASFMFMGPTGVGKTELAKALAGYLFNTENAIVRIDMSEYMEKFSVSRLVGAPPGYVGYEEGGQLTEAVRRRPYSVVLFDEIEKAHPDVFNILLQLLDDGRITDSQGRRVSFTNCVVIMTSNIGSHHILETLGNSEDGKEAVYELMKRQVVDLARQTFRPEFMNRIDEYIVFQPLDSKEISKIVELQLERVKNRMEQKKIKLQYTKEAVDLLSQLGFDPNYGARPVKRVIQQMVENEIAVEVLKGDFAEEDTILLDVDQTSNKLVIKKLENNAPIEEMAA; encoded by the exons ATGGCGTCCAGGAGACTATCCAAGTCCGCTTCTGCAGCCATCAGAGCGTATAACGCTTTCTCCACACCCTCTCTCCTCCTCCGCTCTCGCGCTATCTCCGCCGCCTCTGCTCACCACTTCACATCGCGTTCCTCTCCCACCTCCTCTCTTCTCCGGTTAAATCCCCTCATCGGAGTTCCCGGAAACGCCGCAAACTCGATCGCTCATGGCCGACAACTGCTACCTCTTCCTTTCCAATTCCTTTCCCCGCGCCGCTTCTCCGCCACCGCAGCTCAG ACTAATCAGAACTCGTACACGGAGATGGCTTGGGAAGGGATTCTCAACGCCTTCGACGCGGCTCGCGTCTCTAAGCAGCAGATCGTGGAGTCTGAGCATTTGATGAAAGCTCTCTTGGAGCAAAAAGACGGTCTCGCCAGGAGGATATTCGCTAAGGCTGGGATCGACAATAGCTCCGTTCTCCAGGCTACTGACCTTTTCATATCTACACAGCCTAAG GTTACTGGTGATACCAGTGGTCAGGTGCTAGGGTCGTCTCTCAGTACTGTGTTGCAAAACGCGGAGAGGTATAAGAAGGAGTTTCAAGATGATTACGTGTCTGTTGAACACCTTCTGCTGGCGTTTTATTCGGACAAAAGGTTTGGGCAAGAGTTTTTCAAGAACCTGAAACTTAAAGAGGAGGCCTTGAAGGAAGTTATTAAAGACGTCCGCGGTAGTCAACGAGTTACTGATCAAA ATCCTGAAGGAAAGTATGATGCACTTGAAAAGTATGGGAATGATTTAACTGAGATGGCCAGACGAGGAAAACTCGATCCTGTCATTGGAAGGGATGATGAGATTCGGCGGTGCATCCAGATATTGTGCAGGAGGACGAAAAACAATCCTGTTATCATCGGTGAGCCTGGTGTTGGCAAAACTGCAATCGCTGAAGG GTTGGCGCAGCGGATTGTACGAGGGGATGTCCCTGAACCTCTCATGAATAGGAAG TTAATATCTCTTGACATGGGTTCACTGCTTGCTGGTGCCAAGTTTCGAGGAGATTTTGAGGAACGGTTGAAAGCAGTACTGAAGGAAGTCACTGCTTCCAATGGACAGACAATCTTGTTCATTGATGAAATTCACACTGTTGTCGGTGCAG GAGCTACCGGTGGAGCAATGGATGCGAGCAACCTCTTGAAACCAATGCTTGGAAGAGGTGAACTGAGATGCATCGGTGCTACTACACTGACCGAATACCGCAAATACATCGAGAAAGACCCAGCTCTGGAACGTAGGTTTCAACAAGTGTTATGTGGCCAACCATCTGTTGAAGACACCATTTCGATTCTTCGTGGGTTAAGAGAGCGGTACGAGTTACACCATGGTGTTAAAATATCAGACGGTTCCCTTGTTTCAGCAGCGGTTCTGTCAGACCGCTACATCACTGAACGCTTCCTGCCAGACAAAG CTATTGATCTTGTTGACGAAGCTGCTGCAAAGCTGAAGATGGAGATCACTTCTAAACCAACTGAACTCGATGAAATAGACAGAGCTGTGATCAAACTGGAGATGGAGAAGCTTTCTTTGAAAAACGATACTGACAAAGCCTCAAAAGAACGGCTACATAAGATTGAGAATGATTTGACCGCTCTCAAAGAAAAACAGAAAGAACTCAGTGACCAATGGGAGCAAGAAAAGTCTCTCATGACTAGAATACGTTCATTTAAAGAAGAG ATTGATCGTGTGAACCTGGAAATCGAATCTGCTGAACGTGAATATGATCTACAACGCGCTGCCGAGCTCAAGTATGGAACACTTATGTCCCTTCAACGCCAATTAGAAGAAGCTGAGAAAAATCTGACCAAGTTCAGAGAGTCTGGACAGTCATTACTCCGGGAAGAGGTAACCGATCTTGACATAGCAGAGGTAGTAAGCAAGTGGACCGGTATTCCACTGTCGAATCTTCAGCAGTCAGAGAGAGAGAAGCTGGTGATGTTGGAACAAGTGCTCCACAAGAGAGTTGTTGGTCAAGACATGGCTGTAAAATCAGTATCAGATGCTATCCGGCGTTCAAGGGCCGGTCTCTCTGATCCTAACCGTCCAATAGCCAGTTTCATGTTCATGGGTCCAACAGGTGTTGGTAAAACCGAGCTTGCCAAAGCTCTGGCCGGATACCTTTTCAACACTGAAAACGCGATAGTGAGGATCGACATGAGCGAGTACATGGAGAAATTCTCAGTCTCGCGGCTTGTTGGTGCACCACCTGGCTATGTCGGTTATGAAGAAGGTGGGCAGTTGACTGAAGCTGTTCGCAGGAGACCCTACTCAGTGGTTTTGTTCGATGAGATCGAGAAAGCCCATCCTGATGTATTCAATATCCTGCTGCAGCTTCTCGACGATGGAAGGATAACTGATTCTCAAGGGAGGAGAGTGAGTTTCACAAACTGTGTTGTGATTATGACATCTAATATAGGATCCCACCACATACTCGAGACTCTCGGCAACAGTGAAGACGGCAAAGAAGCAGTGTATGAGTTGATGAAGCGGCAGGTTGTGGACTTGGCAAGACAAACTTTCAGGCCAGAGTTCATGAACAGAATCGATGAGTACATTGTCTTCCAGCCGCTAGATTCAAAAGAAATCTCCAAAATCGTTGAGTTGCAG CTGGAACGAGTGAAGAACAGGATGGAACAAAAGAAAATAAAGCTTCAGTACACGAAAGAAGCAGTGGATCTTCTTTCTCAGCTTGGGTTTGATCCCAACTATGGGGCAAGGCCTGTTAAGAGAGTGATCCAACAGATGGTGGAGAATGAGATCGCTGTTGAAGTTTTGAAAGGAGATTTTGCAGAGGAGGACACTATCCTTCTCGATGTTGACCAGACAAGCAACAAATTGGTCATCAAGAAGCTCGAGAACAATGCTCCTATCGAGGAAATGGCAGCTTGA